Proteins from a genomic interval of Callospermophilus lateralis isolate mCalLat2 chromosome 1, mCalLat2.hap1, whole genome shotgun sequence:
- the Sfrp4 gene encoding secreted frizzled-related protein 4 — translation MLLSILVALCLWLRLALGVRGAPCEAVRIPMCRHMPWNITRMPNHLHHSTQENAILAIEQYEELVDVNCSAVLRFFLCAMYAPICTLEFLHDPIKPCKSVCQRARDDCEPLMKMYNHSWPESLACDELPVYDRGVCISPEAIVTDLPDDVKWIDLTPDMMVQERPLDVDCKRLSPDRCKCKKVKPTLATYLSKNYSYVIHAKIKAVQRSGCNEVTTVVDVKEIFKSLSPIPRTQVPLITNSSCQCPHILPHQDVLIMCYEWRSRMMLLENCLVEKWRDQLSKRSIQWEERLQEQQRTLQDKKRTAGRTSRSNPPKPKGKPPAPKPASPKKNIKARSAQKKTNPKRV, via the exons ATGCTCCTCTCCATCCTCGTGGCGTTGTGCCTGTGGCTGCGCCTGGCACTGGGCGTGCGCGGCGCGCCCTGCGAGGCGGTGCGCATCCCCATGTGTAGGCACATGCCCTGGAACATCACGCGGATGCCCAACCACCTGCACCACAGCACGCAGGAGAATGCCATCCTGGCCATCGAGCAATACGAGGAGCTGGTGGATGTGAACTGCAGCGCCGTGCTGCGCTTCTTCCTCTGTGCCATGTATGCGCCCATCTGCACCCTGGAGTTCCTGCATGACCCTATCAAGCCGTGCAAGTCCGTGTGCCAGCGCGCGCGCGACGACTGTGAACCCCTCATGAAGATGTATAACCACAGCTGGCCGGAGAGCCTGGCTTGCGACGAGTTACCAGTCTATGACCGTGGGGTGTGCATCTCGCCAGAGGCCATAGTCACCGACCTCCCGGATG ACGTGAAGTGGATAGACCTCACACCAGACATGATGGTGCAGGAACGACCCCTTGATGTGGACTGTAAACGCCTAAGCCCTG ATCGGTGCAAGTGCAAAAAGGTGAAGCCAACTTTGGCAACATATCTGAGCAAAAACTACAGCTATG ttaTTCATGCCAAAATAAAAGCCGTGCAGAGGAGTGGCTGCAATGAAGTAACAACAGTGGTGGACGTAAAAGAGATCTTCAAGTCCTTGTCACCCATCCCTCGAACACAAGTCCCACTCATTACAAATTCCTCCTGCCAGTGTCCACACATCCTGCCCCACCAAGATGTTCTTATCATGTGTTACGAGTGGCGCTCAAG gaTGATGCTTCTTGAAAATTGCTTAGTTGAAAAATGGAGAGATCAACTTAGTAAAAGATCCATA CAGTGGGAAGAGAGGCTGCAGGAACAGCAGAGAACACTTCAGGATAAGAAGCGAACTGCTGGACGCACCAGTCGTAGTAATCCACCAAAACCAAAGGGAAAACCACCCGCTCCCAAACCAGCCAGCCCTAAGAAGAATATTAAAGCTAGAAGTGCCCAGAAGAAAACAAACCCCAAAAGAGTGTGA